The Shewanella zhangzhouensis genome has a window encoding:
- the ygiD gene encoding 4,5-DOPA dioxygenase extradiol, which translates to MSTLPMPALFLGHGSPMNALEHTPISQSWRKLGQTLPRPRAILMISAHWNTRGTLVSAATQPDTIHDFGGFPDALYAMQYPAPGAPELAAQIAALLPNSRLDHSRGLDHGAWSLLVHLYPEADIPVLQLSLDMQLTPEQEYGTGRALRTLREQGVLIIGSGNTVHNLRALVPGDGTYPWASAFNEAIGQRLLDKADDAVLDYTSLVNADTARLCHPTDEHLRPLFYLLGTGYPDEPRTLFNNQLTMGAISMLSLKLG; encoded by the coding sequence ATGTCAACCTTACCCATGCCTGCCCTTTTTCTTGGCCACGGCAGCCCAATGAATGCGCTCGAACATACTCCCATCAGCCAAAGCTGGCGCAAGCTTGGGCAAACCCTGCCCAGACCCAGGGCCATATTGATGATATCGGCCCACTGGAACACCCGTGGCACTTTGGTTTCGGCCGCTACCCAGCCCGACACTATCCACGACTTCGGCGGTTTTCCCGATGCCCTTTATGCCATGCAGTATCCAGCGCCGGGGGCGCCTGAGCTGGCGGCGCAAATCGCAGCACTGTTACCCAACAGTCGCCTGGATCACTCGCGTGGTTTGGACCACGGCGCCTGGTCACTCTTGGTTCATCTGTACCCCGAGGCAGATATTCCGGTATTGCAGCTGAGCCTGGACATGCAACTCACGCCAGAACAAGAGTATGGCACAGGACGGGCATTACGGACGTTGAGGGAGCAAGGCGTGCTGATTATCGGCTCGGGTAATACTGTGCATAACCTGCGGGCGCTGGTTCCCGGCGACGGTACTTATCCCTGGGCATCAGCGTTCAACGAAGCAATAGGCCAACGGCTGCTGGATAAGGCCGATGACGCCGTATTGGATTACACCAGTCTGGTCAATGCCGATACCGCCAGACTCTGCCATCCCACGGACGAGCACTTAAGGCCATTGTTTTACCTTTTGGGCACAGGCTACCCGGATGAACCCAGAACTCTGTTCAACAACCAGTTGACCATGGGTGCCATCAGCATGCTGAGTCTGAAACTGGGCTGA
- a CDS encoding type III PLP-dependent enzyme — MSQFQSIDVADFYDSETFARIQEFAKDKATPFVVIDTNIIAKQYDDMVTNFPFANVYYAVKANPAKEILTLLKDKGSNFDIASIYELDMVMAVGVTADRVSFGNTIKKRKDVRAFYERGVRLFASDSEADLRMIAEEAPGSKVYVRILTEGSQTADWPLSRKFGCQNEMAYELLALAKELGLDPYGISFHVGSQQRDIGAWDAAIGKVKVLFDRLREDHGIVLKMINMGGGFPANYIDKTNQLGVYAQQIKHFLKEDFGDELPEIILEPGRSLISNAGVLISEVVLISRKSHTALERWVYTDVGKFSGLIETMDEAIKYPIFTEKKGELDKCVIAGPTCDSADIMYEHYAYGLPSDLAIGDRLYWLTAGAYTTTYSAVCFNGFPPLKDYYL; from the coding sequence ATGAGCCAGTTTCAATCTATTGACGTTGCTGATTTTTACGATAGTGAAACCTTTGCACGAATTCAGGAATTCGCCAAAGACAAGGCAACCCCTTTTGTGGTGATTGATACCAATATCATCGCGAAGCAATACGATGACATGGTGACCAACTTCCCGTTTGCCAACGTTTATTATGCAGTTAAGGCCAATCCCGCCAAGGAGATCCTGACCCTGCTGAAAGACAAAGGCTCCAACTTTGATATCGCATCTATCTATGAGCTGGATATGGTGATGGCAGTCGGTGTGACTGCGGATCGCGTCAGCTTTGGCAACACCATCAAAAAACGCAAAGATGTCCGTGCTTTTTATGAGCGTGGCGTGCGTTTGTTTGCATCTGACTCTGAAGCCGACTTGCGCATGATTGCCGAAGAAGCCCCGGGCTCCAAAGTGTATGTGCGGATCCTGACGGAAGGTTCGCAAACCGCTGACTGGCCGTTGTCACGCAAGTTCGGTTGCCAGAATGAAATGGCCTATGAGCTGCTGGCGCTGGCAAAAGAGCTGGGTCTGGATCCTTACGGCATATCCTTCCACGTGGGTTCTCAGCAGCGCGATATCGGCGCCTGGGATGCCGCCATCGGTAAGGTGAAGGTACTGTTCGATCGTCTGCGTGAAGATCACGGTATTGTGCTTAAGATGATTAACATGGGTGGCGGTTTCCCGGCCAACTACATCGACAAGACCAATCAACTCGGTGTTTACGCTCAGCAAATCAAGCACTTCCTTAAGGAAGACTTTGGTGATGAGCTGCCTGAAATCATTCTGGAACCCGGTCGCTCACTGATTTCCAACGCCGGCGTGCTGATTTCTGAAGTGGTACTTATCAGCCGTAAATCTCACACAGCGCTTGAGCGTTGGGTATACACAGATGTGGGTAAATTCTCAGGTTTGATTGAGACCATGGATGAGGCCATCAAATACCCCATCTTCACCGAAAAGAAGGGTGAGCTGGACAAGTGTGTGATTGCCGGACCAACCTGCGACAGTGCCGACATCATGTATGAGCACTATGCCTATGGTTTGCCATCGGATCTCGCCATCGGTGACCGCCTGTACTGGTTGACCGCCGGTGCCTATACCACCACTTACTCAGCAGTGTGCTTCAACGGTTTCCCGCCGCTCAAGGATTACTACCTGTAA
- a CDS encoding YdcH family protein, which translates to MFPEYRDLITRLKTEDAHFLKIFNEHNELDKEVKELEKHLSSDATPELKVLKQKKLHLKEELQQILKSYDN; encoded by the coding sequence ATGTTTCCAGAATACCGGGATCTGATTACCAGATTAAAAACCGAAGATGCGCATTTTTTAAAAATATTCAACGAGCACAATGAGCTGGATAAAGAAGTAAAGGAGTTGGAAAAACATCTTTCCAGTGATGCCACCCCAGAATTAAAAGTTTTGAAGCAAAAGAAGCTGCACTTGAAAGAGGAACTGCAACAGATCCTCAAGTCATACGACAACTGA
- the udp gene encoding uridine phosphorylase codes for MADVFHLGLTKNMLDGATLAIVPGDPERVKRIAELMDKPTFLASHREFTSYLAYLDGKPVVVCSTGIGGPSTSIAVEELAQLGINTFLRVGTTGAIQPHVNVGDLIVTQASVRLDGASLHFAPMEFPAVANFECTTAMVAACRDAGVEPHVGVTASSDTFYPGQERYDTVSGRVTRRFEGSMKEWQEMGVLNYEMESATLFTMCASQGWRAACVAGVIVNRTQQEIPDEATMKNTEVSAVSVVVAAARKLLA; via the coding sequence ATGGCTGATGTATTTCACCTGGGTTTAACAAAAAACATGTTGGATGGTGCCACGCTGGCGATTGTGCCTGGCGACCCAGAGCGTGTGAAACGTATTGCCGAATTGATGGATAAGCCAACCTTCCTGGCCAGCCATCGTGAATTTACCAGTTACCTGGCGTATCTGGATGGCAAGCCTGTTGTGGTTTGTTCAACCGGTATCGGTGGTCCTTCCACCTCTATCGCTGTGGAAGAGCTGGCGCAGCTGGGTATCAACACTTTCCTGCGTGTAGGCACCACAGGTGCGATCCAGCCCCATGTGAACGTAGGTGACCTGATTGTGACCCAGGCGTCAGTGCGTCTGGATGGTGCCAGCCTACACTTTGCCCCGATGGAGTTCCCGGCGGTAGCCAACTTTGAGTGTACCACTGCCATGGTGGCGGCTTGCCGTGATGCCGGCGTTGAGCCCCATGTTGGTGTGACCGCTTCCAGTGATACCTTCTATCCCGGTCAGGAGCGTTACGACACAGTATCAGGTCGCGTGACCCGCCGTTTCGAAGGTTCCATGAAAGAGTGGCAGGAAATGGGCGTGCTGAACTATGAAATGGAGTCGGCGACCCTGTTTACCATGTGTGCTTCCCAGGGCTGGCGCGCTGCCTGCGTGGCGGGTGTGATTGTAAACCGTACTCAGCAGGAAATTCCTGATGAGGCGACCATGAAAAATACCGAAGTCAGCGCTGTGTCTGTGGTGGTCGCTGCAGCCCGCAAACTCTTGGCTTGA
- a CDS encoding outer membrane protein OmpK, whose amino-acid sequence MKKTCLCLALLLSPQAYSNELVQWWDASVTALYGTNYDLAPSDEQTTITLETAGGWKYGDWFAFQDFINFNGHNGGKDSTTYGEISTRFSAGKILGKSVGFGPVTDMSLALTLEEGEGPVETLLYGVGMDFKLPFFTYFQLNTYRRDAQNSANISDGWQLTPVFRIDIPAGRSKIVLDGFIDWVFVADEDGYEENFHFNPQIKYDLGATLFGDARKDHLLVGIEYDYWKNKYGVDGVDQSTYSIIAQYHF is encoded by the coding sequence ATGAAAAAAACCTGTCTGTGTCTTGCCCTGCTGCTGTCGCCCCAGGCGTACAGCAACGAATTGGTTCAGTGGTGGGACGCCAGCGTCACCGCACTCTATGGCACCAATTACGATTTAGCCCCTTCTGATGAACAAACCACTATCACCCTGGAAACCGCCGGCGGCTGGAAGTACGGTGATTGGTTTGCGTTTCAGGACTTTATTAACTTTAACGGCCACAATGGCGGTAAGGACAGCACCACCTACGGTGAAATATCCACTCGCTTCAGTGCCGGTAAAATCCTCGGTAAGTCCGTCGGCTTTGGCCCGGTAACCGATATGTCACTGGCGCTGACCCTGGAAGAAGGCGAAGGCCCGGTGGAGACCCTGCTCTATGGCGTGGGTATGGATTTTAAACTGCCGTTTTTCACCTATTTCCAGCTCAACACTTACCGCCGCGACGCACAAAACAGTGCCAATATCAGCGATGGTTGGCAGTTGACCCCGGTATTCCGGATTGATATTCCGGCCGGCCGCAGCAAAATCGTCCTCGATGGCTTTATCGATTGGGTATTTGTCGCCGATGAAGACGGCTATGAAGAAAACTTCCACTTCAACCCGCAAATCAAATACGACCTGGGCGCCACTCTCTTTGGTGATGCCAGGAAAGACCATTTGCTGGTCGGTATCGAATACGACTACTGGAAAAACAAATACGGTGTGGACGGTGTAGACCAGAGCACCTATTCCATCATCGCCCAGTACCATTTCTGA
- a CDS encoding NfeD family protein, with the protein MEFSNPVLIWAGIGVVLMLAEVIVPGGIVILLGAACLVVSGALGLGLVDGFIQSMTLWFIASMVLLLGFRHITQRLVGGDSHVDNTDEALDIYNQTALVKADIGPGEKAGRVEFQGADWPALGDGTLIPSGTQVRVICRENISLIVEALPAQHNV; encoded by the coding sequence ATGGAGTTTTCTAATCCGGTACTGATATGGGCGGGTATTGGCGTAGTGCTGATGCTGGCCGAAGTCATAGTGCCAGGTGGCATAGTGATACTGCTCGGGGCTGCGTGCTTGGTGGTTTCGGGGGCGTTGGGACTGGGCCTGGTGGACGGTTTCATCCAGAGCATGACGCTGTGGTTTATCGCGTCCATGGTATTGCTGCTTGGCTTTCGTCATATTACCCAGCGTCTGGTGGGGGGAGACTCCCATGTGGACAACACAGATGAGGCGCTGGACATCTATAACCAGACTGCGCTGGTCAAGGCCGACATAGGGCCGGGTGAAAAGGCCGGCAGGGTGGAGTTTCAGGGAGCCGATTGGCCTGCACTGGGGGATGGCACTCTTATCCCCAGTGGCACCCAGGTACGGGTGATCTGCAGGGAAAACATTTCTTTGATTGTTGAGGCGCTTCCTGCGCAGCACAATGTCTGA
- a CDS encoding SPFH domain-containing protein yields MLLLTIAFLFILFILYKLMLIVQMREVAVIERLGKFRTVLEPGFHFLIPFVDRVAYRHDTREQVLDVPAQSCISKDNTQLEVDGLVYLKVMDGKLASYGIEDYRLAAVNLAQTTMRSEIGKLTLSETFSERDRLNESIVREIDKASEPWGIKVLRYEIKNITPSRHVIHTLEKQMEAERRKRAEITLANAEKAAMINLSEGERQEAINLSEGEKQKRINEAKGTAAEIAIIARAKAEGMGMVSSALAVQGGTEAMNMQLKEQFIKQIGEVMKNAEVSVVPAELAKMEGFFEGMDKVSHALNGKV; encoded by the coding sequence ATGTTGCTGTTAACCATAGCTTTTCTTTTTATTCTTTTCATTTTGTATAAGTTGATGCTGATAGTTCAAATGCGGGAAGTGGCCGTGATTGAGCGTCTCGGTAAATTTCGCACCGTGCTGGAGCCCGGGTTTCACTTCCTGATCCCCTTTGTCGATCGGGTGGCCTACCGCCATGACACCCGTGAGCAGGTGCTGGATGTACCTGCCCAAAGCTGTATCTCCAAGGACAACACCCAGCTGGAGGTGGATGGCCTGGTGTATCTCAAGGTGATGGACGGCAAGCTGGCGAGCTACGGTATCGAAGACTATCGCCTCGCTGCAGTAAACCTGGCTCAAACCACCATGAGATCGGAAATAGGTAAGCTCACCCTGAGCGAAACCTTTTCTGAGCGTGACCGTCTGAACGAGTCCATAGTGCGCGAAATCGATAAGGCCTCTGAGCCTTGGGGCATCAAGGTACTGCGTTACGAGATTAAAAACATTACTCCTTCGAGGCATGTGATCCACACCCTGGAGAAACAGATGGAAGCCGAGCGTCGCAAGCGGGCCGAGATTACCCTGGCCAACGCCGAAAAGGCGGCGATGATCAATCTCTCCGAAGGGGAGCGCCAGGAAGCCATCAACCTCTCAGAAGGGGAAAAGCAGAAGCGTATCAACGAGGCTAAAGGCACCGCGGCTGAAATCGCCATCATCGCCCGTGCCAAGGCCGAAGGCATGGGCATGGTATCCAGTGCGCTGGCGGTTCAGGGCGGAACCGAAGCCATGAACATGCAGCTCAAAGAGCAGTTCATCAAACAGATAGGCGAAGTGATGAAAAATGCCGAAGTCTCTGTGGTGCCGGCGGAGCTGGCGAAAATGGAAGGCTTTTTCGAAGGCATGGATAAAGTCAGCCACGCGCTGAATGGCAAGGTATAA
- a CDS encoding SPFH domain-containing protein has protein sequence MQLAVNEDLIVMAIWGLIFFIFIIKLFQSIRLVPTKSAYIVERLGKYHSTLDAGFHALIPFVDKVAYVHDLKEETIDVPPQECFSSDEVKVEVDGVIYISVVDPVKASYGVTDYRYAAIQLAQTTTRSVIGTLELDRTFEERDVISAKVVEVLDQAGALWGIRVHRYEIKNIQPPETVKNAMEMQVNAERERRALLAKSEGDKQAKINRSEGIKAETINRSEGEMQKRINEAEGKAEEILAIARATAESIERLAEVIAAPGGQNALRLQLGEQYLTQLKGLGQQGSRVVVPANMVNFDQWMDAMGLKEQR, from the coding sequence ATGCAACTAGCAGTGAACGAAGACCTGATCGTGATGGCGATTTGGGGACTTATCTTCTTTATATTTATTATCAAGCTGTTCCAGTCTATTCGTCTGGTGCCAACCAAGTCGGCTTACATAGTCGAGCGTCTGGGCAAATACCATTCAACCCTGGATGCGGGCTTTCACGCCTTGATCCCCTTTGTGGACAAGGTTGCCTATGTTCATGACCTGAAAGAAGAAACTATCGACGTGCCACCTCAGGAGTGTTTCTCCAGCGATGAGGTTAAGGTTGAGGTCGATGGTGTTATCTATATCTCGGTGGTGGACCCTGTGAAAGCGAGCTATGGCGTGACCGACTATCGCTATGCGGCTATCCAGTTGGCCCAAACCACCACCCGCTCTGTCATTGGTACCCTGGAGTTGGACCGCACCTTCGAAGAGCGTGATGTTATCAGTGCCAAGGTGGTGGAAGTGCTGGATCAGGCCGGTGCTCTCTGGGGTATCCGCGTGCACCGCTATGAGATCAAAAACATCCAGCCACCCGAAACCGTGAAAAACGCCATGGAAATGCAGGTGAATGCCGAGCGTGAGCGCCGTGCCTTGCTGGCCAAGAGTGAGGGTGACAAGCAGGCCAAGATTAACCGCTCCGAGGGTATCAAGGCCGAAACCATTAACCGCTCTGAGGGTGAGATGCAAAAACGCATCAACGAAGCCGAAGGTAAGGCCGAGGAAATCCTCGCCATCGCCAGGGCCACCGCCGAGTCCATTGAACGCCTTGCCGAAGTGATTGCCGCTCCCGGTGGCCAGAATGCCCTGCGTTTACAACTGGGTGAGCAGTACCTGACGCAGCTGAAAGGGCTGGGGCAACAGGGCAGCCGTGTTGTGGTACCCGCCAATATGGTGAACTTCGACCAGTGGATGGACGCCATGGGCTTGAAAGAGCAGCGTTAA
- a CDS encoding homocysteine S-methyltransferase family protein, with protein MTLSFFSEVFMGIYRTQLPQLDGSVFLTDGGIETTLMFHEGFELPYFAAFELLKTPQGREALTHYFVTYVKLAGKFHTGFILESPTWRASSDWGALLGYTPEALAQANRDAIALLEAIRQAHSGRLPIVVSGCIGPRFDGYLPDQSMTAEDARHYHSIQIETLASTSADMICALTLNRVEEAIGIVEASREAAMPVVISFTLETDGRLPTGQSLGDAVVQVDEATAGYAAYFMINCAHPSHLEAVPDEAPWLARVKGFRANASSLSHAELNDATTLDDGDPHQLGQEYASLMSTRLKGLNVLGGCCGTDHRHLEQIAKACINPG; from the coding sequence ATGACCCTGTCCTTTTTCTCAGAGGTGTTTATGGGTATCTATCGCACCCAACTGCCACAGCTTGATGGCAGTGTGTTTCTCACCGATGGTGGTATCGAAACCACCCTGATGTTCCACGAGGGGTTTGAACTGCCTTACTTTGCGGCCTTTGAGCTGCTGAAAACGCCCCAGGGGCGAGAAGCCCTGACTCACTACTTTGTGACCTATGTGAAGCTGGCCGGGAAATTTCACACCGGTTTTATTCTCGAAAGCCCAACCTGGCGCGCCAGCAGCGATTGGGGTGCGCTATTGGGTTACACCCCAGAGGCCCTTGCCCAGGCGAACCGGGATGCGATAGCACTGCTTGAAGCCATACGTCAGGCACATTCAGGGCGCCTGCCTATAGTCGTCAGTGGTTGTATCGGCCCCCGTTTTGACGGCTATCTGCCTGACCAAAGCATGACGGCAGAGGACGCAAGGCATTACCACAGCATTCAGATTGAGACCCTCGCCTCGACCTCGGCTGACATGATTTGTGCCCTGACACTGAATCGTGTTGAAGAAGCTATCGGCATAGTGGAAGCGTCGAGGGAAGCGGCGATGCCCGTGGTGATTTCATTTACCCTCGAGACCGACGGCCGCTTGCCCACTGGTCAAAGCCTGGGTGATGCTGTGGTTCAGGTGGATGAAGCAACTGCAGGCTATGCCGCCTACTTTATGATTAATTGTGCTCACCCGAGCCATCTGGAGGCTGTGCCGGATGAAGCACCCTGGCTTGCCAGGGTGAAAGGATTTCGTGCCAATGCATCATCCCTAAGCCATGCCGAGTTAAACGATGCCACAACCCTGGATGATGGCGATCCCCATCAATTGGGGCAGGAGTATGCCAGCTTGATGTCGACCCGGCTTAAAGGGCTGAATGTCTTGGGTGGCTGTTGTGGTACAGATCATCGTCATTTGGAGCAGATAGCCAAGGCCTGTATTAACCCCGGATAA
- a CDS encoding winged helix-turn-helix domain-containing protein, with protein MIYSLDPLTLDVQGRSLTYKGRKLQCDERTLMLFQLLIESYPEPLEATLLLEKLWPNTVVSSWSVARLISDARKLLKDAGMEDSVIQTLHGRGYRLEPELAARLQSHVQAGNTGVTRVPKTRPLAWAALTAALMVAAIVQYVGQSPRGLLIGEPANVKGRLLWVDDHPENNTAEIAKLRDANIAVYTTLDTEEALMLLSMYRYDAVISDMGRADDSLAGLKLVESLRQSGDQTPFFLYTILPSDAQRQLVLEHGAQGVAVDETALFALLERVNWGIKSTAPREDERSTPLTQIDSNN; from the coding sequence ATGATCTATTCACTCGATCCACTCACATTGGATGTGCAGGGACGCAGCCTGACGTACAAAGGACGCAAGCTTCAGTGCGATGAACGCACCCTGATGCTGTTTCAGCTGCTGATTGAATCCTATCCTGAGCCCCTGGAAGCCACGCTTTTGCTGGAAAAACTGTGGCCAAATACGGTTGTCAGTAGCTGGTCGGTCGCCCGGCTTATCTCCGATGCCCGTAAATTGCTCAAAGATGCGGGCATGGAAGACTCCGTCATCCAAACCCTCCACGGCAGGGGGTATCGCCTTGAGCCCGAGCTGGCCGCCAGACTCCAAAGTCACGTCCAGGCCGGCAACACCGGCGTGACTCGCGTACCCAAAACCCGCCCTTTGGCCTGGGCTGCATTGACAGCCGCACTGATGGTGGCCGCGATTGTGCAGTATGTGGGCCAATCTCCCCGGGGGTTATTGATAGGTGAACCTGCCAATGTCAAAGGCCGCCTTCTTTGGGTGGATGATCATCCTGAAAACAACACTGCCGAAATAGCCAAACTCAGGGATGCCAATATCGCTGTCTATACCACCTTGGATACTGAAGAAGCCCTGATGTTATTGTCCATGTATCGCTACGATGCGGTAATTTCAGACATGGGGCGTGCCGACGATTCCCTGGCCGGACTCAAACTGGTGGAAAGCCTCAGGCAAAGCGGCGACCAAACGCCATTTTTTCTGTACACCATATTACCGTCCGATGCCCAGCGACAATTGGTGCTGGAACACGGCGCACAGGGCGTGGCCGTGGATGAAACAGCCCTGTTTGCCCTGCTCGAACGGGTCAACTGGGGCATAAAATCGACAGCGCCGCGTGAGGACGAACGAAGCACCCCGCTCACTCAAATCGATTCAAACAATTGA
- the uvrD gene encoding DNA helicase II: MDVSFLLDGLNDKQREAVAAPQSSMLVLAGAGSGKTRVLTHRIAWLLQVENQSPYSILAVTFTNKAAAEMRERVEKIVGHNTGRMWIGTFHGLAHRLLRTHWQDAGLPQSFQIMDSDDQQRLLKRILKSMNLDEKQYPPRLVAGYINGKKDQGLRPGHIDAGPFPMEQKLLELYRIYQDSCDRAGLVDFAEILLRAHELWLNKPHLLAHYQDRFRHILVDEFQDTNAIQYAWIRVLAGNTANVMIVGDDDQSIYGWRGAQIENLHRFLQDFPGANTIRLEQNYRSTGNILKASNELIANNPDRMGKELWTEDKDGEPISLYCAFNEMDEARFIVGRISDWQDKGGMLGECAILYRSNAQSRVLEEALLHKGMPYRIYGGLRFFERQEIKDAMGYLRLISNRDDDAAFERVVNTPARGIGERTLDILRSTARKEQLTLWQTSLRLLEEKVLSGRAANAVKGFLDLIVQLRSDTDELPLYRVADHVIQHSGLKAMYEAEKGENAQARVENLEELVTAARSFEMPEELEDMGELNAFLSHAALEAGEGQADAHTDAVQLMTLHSAKGLEFPMVFMAGVEEGIFPSKLALEEGDRLEEERRLCYVGMTRAMQKLYITYAESRRIYGREDYARPSRFIREIPPEYVEEIRLKAQVSAPLVANRFAHAQQTFNDSGLKIGGRVRHFKFGEGTVTNYEGSGPQARVQVHFDDFGSKWLVVSYAKLESL; this comes from the coding sequence ATGGACGTTTCTTTTTTGCTGGATGGCCTGAACGATAAGCAGCGCGAAGCCGTGGCTGCACCCCAGTCCAGCATGCTGGTGTTGGCCGGTGCCGGCAGTGGCAAGACCCGGGTGTTAACTCACCGTATCGCCTGGCTGCTACAGGTGGAAAACCAGAGTCCCTATTCGATACTGGCGGTAACCTTCACCAACAAGGCTGCGGCCGAAATGCGTGAGCGGGTCGAGAAAATCGTTGGCCACAATACCGGCCGTATGTGGATAGGTACCTTCCACGGTCTGGCCCATCGTCTGCTGCGTACCCACTGGCAGGATGCAGGCCTGCCACAAAGCTTCCAGATCATGGACTCAGACGATCAGCAGCGTCTGCTGAAACGCATTCTCAAGAGCATGAATCTGGACGAAAAACAGTATCCACCGCGCCTGGTTGCCGGGTATATCAACGGTAAAAAAGACCAGGGACTGCGCCCAGGCCATATAGACGCAGGTCCATTCCCCATGGAGCAAAAGCTGCTGGAACTGTACCGTATCTATCAGGACAGCTGTGACCGGGCAGGCTTGGTGGACTTTGCCGAAATTCTGTTGCGCGCCCATGAGCTTTGGCTCAATAAACCCCATCTGCTGGCCCACTACCAGGACAGGTTCCGCCATATTCTGGTGGACGAGTTTCAGGACACCAACGCCATTCAGTACGCCTGGATCCGGGTGCTGGCAGGCAACACGGCAAATGTGATGATAGTGGGGGACGATGATCAGTCGATTTACGGCTGGCGCGGCGCTCAGATAGAAAACCTGCATCGCTTTTTGCAGGACTTCCCCGGCGCCAACACCATACGCCTGGAGCAGAATTACCGCTCCACCGGCAATATTCTCAAGGCTTCCAACGAACTTATCGCCAACAACCCCGACCGTATGGGTAAGGAGTTGTGGACCGAAGACAAGGATGGCGAGCCAATTTCCCTCTACTGCGCCTTTAACGAGATGGACGAGGCCCGCTTTATTGTCGGCCGCATCAGCGACTGGCAGGACAAGGGCGGCATGCTCGGTGAGTGCGCCATTCTGTACCGTTCCAACGCCCAGTCGCGGGTGCTGGAAGAAGCCTTACTCCACAAGGGCATGCCCTATCGTATCTATGGCGGCTTGCGCTTCTTCGAGCGTCAGGAAATCAAGGATGCCATGGGCTATCTGCGCCTTATCTCCAACCGCGACGACGATGCCGCCTTCGAACGTGTGGTCAATACGCCGGCCCGTGGTATAGGTGAGCGTACGCTGGATATTTTGCGCAGCACTGCCCGCAAAGAGCAACTGACCCTATGGCAGACCTCGCTGCGTCTGCTCGAGGAAAAGGTGCTGTCGGGCCGCGCTGCCAATGCGGTGAAAGGATTTTTGGATTTGATAGTGCAGCTTCGAAGTGACACCGACGAGTTGCCGCTGTACCGCGTGGCCGATCATGTGATTCAGCACTCAGGGCTTAAGGCCATGTACGAGGCCGAAAAGGGTGAAAACGCCCAGGCCCGGGTGGAAAACCTGGAAGAACTGGTCACGGCAGCCCGCAGCTTTGAGATGCCGGAAGAGCTGGAAGACATGGGGGAGCTCAATGCCTTTTTGTCCCATGCGGCACTGGAGGCGGGGGAAGGTCAGGCCGATGCCCACACAGATGCTGTGCAACTGATGACACTGCACTCCGCCAAGGGACTGGAATTCCCCATGGTGTTCATGGCCGGGGTGGAAGAAGGCATATTCCCCAGTAAGCTGGCGCTGGAGGAGGGCGACCGCCTCGAAGAGGAGCGTCGCCTTTGCTATGTGGGCATGACCCGGGCAATGCAAAAGCTTTACATCACCTATGCCGAGTCACGACGTATCTATGGCCGTGAAGACTATGCCAGACCCTCGCGCTTTATCCGCGAAATCCCCCCCGAGTATGTGGAAGAAATTCGCCTCAAGGCGCAGGTATCGGCGCCACTGGTGGCCAACCGTTTTGCCCATGCCCAGCAAACCTTTAATGATTCAGGCTTAAAGATTGGCGGCCGGGTACGGCATTTTAAGTTTGGTGAAGGCACTGTCACCAACTACGAGGGCAGTGGCCCACAGGCGAGGGTACAGGTGCATTTTGATGATTTCGGCAGCAAGTGGCTGGTGGTCAGCTACGCCAAGCTGGAATCCCTGTGA